From the genome of Tachysurus fulvidraco isolate hzauxx_2018 chromosome 20, HZAU_PFXX_2.0, whole genome shotgun sequence, one region includes:
- the pargl gene encoding poly(ADP-ribose) glycohydrolase isoform X1 produces the protein MKKCITGFIALCTNHGQARFHSKMASKNDSSQMRECLSHQDTAKDSRAGLSQKPMDTSPPNQRHSEDECSGTEATDLRQKPDAEAQPGDSCCGKKLKREPDCHMQLDNLRADNNHTVLIDTKEFSRDKIVAYRGKHVWDANHVKLPINYPVNSKESRWDATQRALQKLTGNRRISVADVEGAIKIYNQAHKDDWRFDALRIYAQEKDTNFSHVIPKMAKLALRLPELIQHPIPLLREKSNHKITLSQEQISCLLAHAFFCTFPHRNANYPGSEYGNFPSINFSRLFAEVSPRTIQKLKALFHYFNTVTEEGRKPTGLVTFERISIPPSQCPEWQKRTEHLTNVRVYAKGSIEKEGSGMLQVDFAACKVGGGVLGRGLVQEEIRFLQCPELIVARLFTEKLSDNECLKITGVQTYSNTSGYSDSFAWKGPYIDCTPRDEWKRRYCQIVAIDATNFEDPRQQYSEKSIKRELFKAFVGFREDPNIPIDYTPAIATGNWGCGAFKGDPMLKALIQMMAAAVAQRDLAYFTFNNEKQADELQRMYEFLKRHKVTVGKLYSLLQDYFKHYSFHQRGKNVFEYITEKICHTSHL, from the exons ATGAAGAAATGTATTACTGGATTTATAGCTTTGTGTACCAATCACGGGCAAGCAAGATTTCACTCTAAG ATGGCTTCTAAGAATGACAGCTCTCAGATGAGGGAATGCCTCAGTCACCAAGACACAGCTAAGGACAGCAGAGCAGGATTGAGCCAAAAGCCTATGGACACCTCGCCTCCGAATCAAAGGCACAGTGAGGATGAGTGCTCCGGGACTGAGGCCACCGACTTGAGGCAAAAACCAGATGCCGAGGCACAGCCAGGAGATTCCTGCTGTGGGAAAAAGCTGAAGAGAGAACCTGACTGCCACATGCAGCTGGATAATCTGAGAGCAGACAATAATCACACAGTGCTCATAGAT ACAAAGGAATTTTCTCGTGACAAAATAGTTGCATATAGAGGAAAACATGTGTGGGATGCTAACCATGTGAAATTACCCATAAATTAC CCGGTGAATTCCAAGGAGTCTCGCTGGGATGCCACACAGAGAGCTCTGCAGAAACTTACAGGGAATAGACGTATTTCAGTAGCAGATGTAGAg GGGGCCATTAAAATTTACAATCAAGCCCACAAAGATGATTGGCGTTTTGATGCCCTTCGCATATATGCTCAG GAAAAAGACACCAATTTTTCCCATGTGATTCCCAAAATGGCCAAACTGGCACTCAGGCTGCCGGAGCTCATCCAACAT CCCATTCCTTTGCTGAGGGAAAAGTCCAACCACAAGATAACGCTGTCCCAGGAGCAGATCTCCTGTCTGCTGGCCCACGCGTTCTTCTGCACCTTTCCCCACAGAAACGCAAACTACCCCGGCAGTGAATATGGCAATTTCCCCAGCATCAACTTCAGCAG GCTGTTTGCCGAAGTGTCTCCACGAACGATTCAGAAGCTCAAAGCCCTTTTTCACTATTTTAACACTGTAACCGAAGAAG GCAGAAAACCAACTGGACTGGTTACTTTTGAACGAATATCCATTCCTCCATCTCAGTGTCCTGAATGGCAGAA ACGAACGGAGCATTTGACCAACGTCCGTGTGTATGCGAAAGGCTCCATCGAGAAGGAGGGCAGTGGCATGCTGCAG GTGGATTTTGCCGCATGTAAGGTAGGCGGAGGAGTGCTCGGGCGAGGACTGGTGCAGGAAGAGATTCGCTTCCTGCAGTGCCCTGAACTGATCGTGGCTAGGCTCTTCACTGAAAAACTGTCCGATAACGAATGCCTGAAGATCACAG GCGTTCAGACATACAGCAATACCAGCGGCTACAGTGATAGCTTTGCCTGGAAGGGACCCTATATAGACTGCACCCCAAG GGACGAGTGGAAACGACGTTACTGTCAGATTGTTGCCATCGATGCGACAAACTTTGAAGACCCAAGACAGCAGTACAGTGAGAAAAGCATAAAACGAGAACTCTTCAAG gcGTTCGTCGGATTCAGAGAAGATCCAAATATTCCCATTGACTACACTCCTGCCATTGCAACTGGCAACTGGGGATGTGGAGCTTTTAAAGGCGATCCAATGCTCAAAG CTCTTATCCAGATGATGGCTGCAGCTGTGGCTCAGAGAGACTTGGCGTACTTCACCTTTAACAACGAGAAGCAGGCAGATGAACTGCAGAGAATGTACGAATTTCTGAAGCGTCACAAGGTCACCGTCG GCAAATTGTACAGTCTGCTGCAGGACTACTTCAAACACTACAGTTTTCATCAGAGAGGGAAGAATGTGTTTGAGTACATCACAGAGAAGATTTGCCACACCAGTCACTTGTGA
- the pargl gene encoding poly(ADP-ribose) glycohydrolase isoform X2 yields the protein MASKNDSSQMRECLSHQDTAKDSRAGLSQKPMDTSPPNQRHSEDECSGTEATDLRQKPDAEAQPGDSCCGKKLKREPDCHMQLDNLRADNNHTVLIDTKEFSRDKIVAYRGKHVWDANHVKLPINYPVNSKESRWDATQRALQKLTGNRRISVADVEGAIKIYNQAHKDDWRFDALRIYAQEKDTNFSHVIPKMAKLALRLPELIQHPIPLLREKSNHKITLSQEQISCLLAHAFFCTFPHRNANYPGSEYGNFPSINFSRLFAEVSPRTIQKLKALFHYFNTVTEEGRKPTGLVTFERISIPPSQCPEWQKRTEHLTNVRVYAKGSIEKEGSGMLQVDFAACKVGGGVLGRGLVQEEIRFLQCPELIVARLFTEKLSDNECLKITGVQTYSNTSGYSDSFAWKGPYIDCTPRDEWKRRYCQIVAIDATNFEDPRQQYSEKSIKRELFKAFVGFREDPNIPIDYTPAIATGNWGCGAFKGDPMLKALIQMMAAAVAQRDLAYFTFNNEKQADELQRMYEFLKRHKVTVGKLYSLLQDYFKHYSFHQRGKNVFEYITEKICHTSHL from the exons ATGGCTTCTAAGAATGACAGCTCTCAGATGAGGGAATGCCTCAGTCACCAAGACACAGCTAAGGACAGCAGAGCAGGATTGAGCCAAAAGCCTATGGACACCTCGCCTCCGAATCAAAGGCACAGTGAGGATGAGTGCTCCGGGACTGAGGCCACCGACTTGAGGCAAAAACCAGATGCCGAGGCACAGCCAGGAGATTCCTGCTGTGGGAAAAAGCTGAAGAGAGAACCTGACTGCCACATGCAGCTGGATAATCTGAGAGCAGACAATAATCACACAGTGCTCATAGAT ACAAAGGAATTTTCTCGTGACAAAATAGTTGCATATAGAGGAAAACATGTGTGGGATGCTAACCATGTGAAATTACCCATAAATTAC CCGGTGAATTCCAAGGAGTCTCGCTGGGATGCCACACAGAGAGCTCTGCAGAAACTTACAGGGAATAGACGTATTTCAGTAGCAGATGTAGAg GGGGCCATTAAAATTTACAATCAAGCCCACAAAGATGATTGGCGTTTTGATGCCCTTCGCATATATGCTCAG GAAAAAGACACCAATTTTTCCCATGTGATTCCCAAAATGGCCAAACTGGCACTCAGGCTGCCGGAGCTCATCCAACAT CCCATTCCTTTGCTGAGGGAAAAGTCCAACCACAAGATAACGCTGTCCCAGGAGCAGATCTCCTGTCTGCTGGCCCACGCGTTCTTCTGCACCTTTCCCCACAGAAACGCAAACTACCCCGGCAGTGAATATGGCAATTTCCCCAGCATCAACTTCAGCAG GCTGTTTGCCGAAGTGTCTCCACGAACGATTCAGAAGCTCAAAGCCCTTTTTCACTATTTTAACACTGTAACCGAAGAAG GCAGAAAACCAACTGGACTGGTTACTTTTGAACGAATATCCATTCCTCCATCTCAGTGTCCTGAATGGCAGAA ACGAACGGAGCATTTGACCAACGTCCGTGTGTATGCGAAAGGCTCCATCGAGAAGGAGGGCAGTGGCATGCTGCAG GTGGATTTTGCCGCATGTAAGGTAGGCGGAGGAGTGCTCGGGCGAGGACTGGTGCAGGAAGAGATTCGCTTCCTGCAGTGCCCTGAACTGATCGTGGCTAGGCTCTTCACTGAAAAACTGTCCGATAACGAATGCCTGAAGATCACAG GCGTTCAGACATACAGCAATACCAGCGGCTACAGTGATAGCTTTGCCTGGAAGGGACCCTATATAGACTGCACCCCAAG GGACGAGTGGAAACGACGTTACTGTCAGATTGTTGCCATCGATGCGACAAACTTTGAAGACCCAAGACAGCAGTACAGTGAGAAAAGCATAAAACGAGAACTCTTCAAG gcGTTCGTCGGATTCAGAGAAGATCCAAATATTCCCATTGACTACACTCCTGCCATTGCAACTGGCAACTGGGGATGTGGAGCTTTTAAAGGCGATCCAATGCTCAAAG CTCTTATCCAGATGATGGCTGCAGCTGTGGCTCAGAGAGACTTGGCGTACTTCACCTTTAACAACGAGAAGCAGGCAGATGAACTGCAGAGAATGTACGAATTTCTGAAGCGTCACAAGGTCACCGTCG GCAAATTGTACAGTCTGCTGCAGGACTACTTCAAACACTACAGTTTTCATCAGAGAGGGAAGAATGTGTTTGAGTACATCACAGAGAAGATTTGCCACACCAGTCACTTGTGA